From the Carassius carassius chromosome 34, fCarCar2.1, whole genome shotgun sequence genome, the window TAAAGAGTGGATCATATTTTCGACTAGTTTGTTTACTCTATTCTACACTCACATTTACTGaaccagcctaaaaaaaaaaaaaaaaaaacaggctttttCAATTTCTTACCTAAAAAACGGTCTGTGAAGTAACAGCTTGAACACAAAAGGTGATgatatctagaaaaaaaaaaaaaaaaaatcactttacagtaaggtttcatttgttaactaAATTAACATGACAGATACTTCTAAAGCTTTAAATTAGTCTCAGTTAtggttaatttcaacatttaaaaatacgacacattattaaaatcaaatctGTTAATATTATCGATTTGAGCTAATAGGAACTACAAATTAACAGCAGTTTTTTTTCCAATAacgtttaaaaaaatgaataaatactggAACAAATCTGAACGTTAACGTATTACTTAAAATTAACTAAtaggaccttattgtaaaatgttaccagcCACTCTGAAGACAGATCTACAGCGATCAAGGAGAAACAAATCGGTAAACCAATACCTGATAAGGCAAGTTAGCCACGCAGACATCAAAAAAGGGGAGGTCTGTCTTTAGAACGTCCCCTATGAGGATCTGTAGCTTGTTTTGCATTGGACTGCATTGAAAACAGATTTTTTCAATCAAACAGGTGCTGAGGTCTTGACAACAGTGGCAGTGAATGTGTACGAAAAACACTTACGTGCACTGAACTCTTTTTTGAAGCTCAGCGACAAGCCTGGTGTCCAACTCACATGCAACTACCTTTGAATTAATGTAAAATGAAGTAATTATGATTTGgggggaaataataataaaaataaataaattaatcactAGTTTAAATCCagagtttaaacatttaatgaaacatATTTACTTTCTTGGCTTTCTCCAGGAGTTTGACAGTCATGTTACCAGTTCCCGGACCGACTTCCAGAACCACATCTGTTGGTCGTAATGCTGCCTGCAAAGatgtttttgtattaaattaacaCACTGATTATTTTGTGCTGTTACAATGTGGGGACACATTCAGAGAGCTGACACTTTCTTTAGAAGAAATATGAATTGGCAGAAATATAAAAGGAAAAAATTTGACAGAAAAGTCACATACTGACCTTCTCTATGATGCCGTTGACAACCaaaggattttttaaaatatgctgACCAATACCAGTATTGAACATAATACCTGAAACAAATGAATGCTTTGTTTATGAGCGGCGGATATCTAACAAACTTTAAACATACGTGTCCAATAATAgcccacaaagaaaaaaaagaaaaaaaaaaacaaatttggcATGTGACATTATTGGCATGACAATTAACCAAATAAACTTTAAACTTGAGAGAAAGCGCGAATCAAATTTAAAACGTATCTATATGATGCATTATATTGATGTCACTTCGCATGAAAATGTGCTTAAATGtcatgaaaaatatatatcacaATGCAAACATTCTTTATGGTCCAAAAAAACAAGCTTCATTTTATTAGACAAGAACGTTACGTCAGTATGCAGTACAGAACACGAACGTACGCTGACGTTACCTTGACTCTTCACCTCCTGGTGTTGTCGAGATTTTTTCTCAGCTTTAACCTTCGGCATTTTGATAAGTAATGTTTGAGATTCCAAACTGTGAAATTACAGTACAAATGTGTGAGTACGTTCACGCTATCATAAACACGTGCAGCAACTTAGGTTCCGTTCCGTGCACCGCCTCAAGCTCCCTCTTTCGTTGTGGAGGTCGCGTGGAGGAACCGGAAGTGACCTTTTTAGAGCTCTTGTTGCTGGGACATTTTCGCGGCAATCTGAACGTGATGCACTTACTGTTGAGGAATATGACAGctgaatttttatattaatatagaagGTAAGATTTCACGTGATAATAATGTCTGCTGAAGATAACTTTCTTATTTTGAGCTTTATATTCCGctgaatataattgtatttagaaAGCAAAATAGGTTCTTAAGTTATGGTGTTTAGCGCCAGTTCAGTGTTTTATTCAGCGGGGCACTTAACATTGTGATTGATGGAATCGTTACTCGGAACATCTATGCATCTTCTTTATTCTGTTCTAATGTTACAAATTCTGAATTTTTGAACATCACAGGACACAACAACAATGGCATCAGTCACTGCAGAGGACATCAAATCTGAACTCGACACTTTCAACATAGCCTTCAACGATGACACTGTGGATAAAAGTAACGTTAAATGTCAAGTTTCTTGTTTGtcgttttaatttttgttaatataattgatatattcactatatatatatatatatatatatatatatatataattacactcTTATGATGGGGATATATACAGTAATAATTGTCTCTTGTAGTGTTGGAGCAGTGTTTGTGTCACAGGCTGAAAGGGGATGAGATCGTATTTGAATGGTTTGCTTTCAGCTCTGGTAAAGGCCAGCTGCTGCTCACTCTTGATAACCTGGACCAGTTTGAACATGAAGTAAGTACAAGTGTGCAAAACATAACTGCAACACAAATATTCTGAGATATCCTGAGATGCCTTAATAAATAAGACCCCCTATGCTTGACTTCTTGATTTGTATACTGCTTATGTGCTCCTTACAGATACTGAACAAGAAGAAAAAGCCTAAAGGCTCATCAAAGGGAAGCCAATTTAACAAGACAAGAGACATCAATTCTATCCAGGAACTGTATCCTTATCACTCAAACCATCGCTGGGTTTAATTTGATGTGatgtaattattttttctttttttcactaaaTGCTCAAAGTAGTTTTCTTAATAGAGTCTCAAAGAATCCGtgcagaagaggaagaggagagcaTTCTGGATTCCTATTCAACACCTGCCAAAGTAAGAGAAATTGGTGACTGATTAGTAGGCGACACTTGATGGAAATGTAGATAGACGGATAATAATGCATTACTGATTCCAAAATGAGGAAATCATGTATAGCTCAGCTCTTAAAAGTAAACCCAAATTGTTTGTTTGGTCTGCTCAACTGCTGTAATTTCCAGTTTATTGACATTTGCTTTCTTTGAAACCGGACTGGAGAAAAGCACCAATGTAAATGTATTCCAATCTCTTTGTGACTGTAGGGCTCTCAGAAGCGAGCGCTGACCACCCCAGAACATCCTCAGTCCAAGAGAGGTGTAGCCCGACTCACCAGTCCCAGTCTGTTGCTGTCACCTGCAAGCTTTTCACCAAGGTAGTAAAATCACCAAACATTTATTCAGATTTTAATATGTGAGACCTTTATGAGGCTACAGAACAAATAACAAAATCACGGACACAACCATAACTTGATCGACATTAAAGACATTGTGGAATAATTAGAATGGTAACAGGAATCTGATGTCTTTTAACTTCCAGATGATATAATAAGTTtaatctgtaaatataaagttgtgttgtgtgtttgtgtagtgcAACTCCTTCTCAAAAATATGGCATGCGTGGTGGGCGAGGAGAGGTGGTTTCGTCATTTGGGGTGGTGCAGGGTCCGCGCTGGACGGGTAAAGGACATAGCTCTGTGAGGGTTGAGATGCTGGAAGGAGGAGAGAATTCACTCATCAGCAGCTACAAATACATGTTCCAGAGACTGAGAGACGTGCGGGACGGTGAGGCCGTTTTCTTCTCATCGACTCAACCCTTCGTACAAATCGTTGTTCTTTTCCAAACGTGCATCATGTTGGATGTGGATTCTTCCACAATTACTTAAAACCGTTCTACCTGCATAGCAGGATGTagatttgtgtttgtgttgcatgAAACATACAGATTGTCTTTTTAGATATTTCTAGATGTTCTCTATCTTATCTATAGTTCTGACTGAAAAGATTGAGGAACTCGGAGAAGAACTCCAGAGTCATTTTAACATCGAGGAATTCTCTGCAGTTTCATTACCTGTTCAGGTACAAGCAAAGACATCATCATGACTCAATAAGTAAATGAGGCTAAAGAATTCAATTCTAGAagtgataaaaaagaaaatatttatctGCAAAAGTTAAttctgcagtgtgtgtttgtatccaTTTTAACTAACTGTaatcttattttctttctttgttgcAGGATAGCATCACAGTGCTGGGCCAAGTGTGTTGTGACAGTAACGGGAAGCTCAACGCCCAATCTGTGCTGCTGGAGGCTGGACAGGAACAGGGGGGCAGACAGGTGCCTGTGGATCTGTCTGAGCTCAAAGAGTTCTCGCTTTTTCCTGGACaggtgatgcttttttttttcatcttattaCTAAGTGATATTATATTGCATATAATTGCATGAACCAGAAGTATTAATAATTATCTTAAAATTctgaatatttttcatttgagaaaaaacatatattggaaaatgtacccccccccccctccccacatCTCTAATCATGCAATGTGTTTGGCATATATTATCTATGTTAGCAACATTCTCTTGCTCTCTTTTGTAGGTTGTTGTCATGGAAGGTATGAACACCTCTGGGGAGAAGTTTGTTGCTACCAAAGTATACGAGGTATCCCTTGCATATGACTCTTAACAGTTTAAAGCTGTTTGGATTAAGTTAGAATTTGTTAAATAATGAGTTATGGTATTTattctgtgatttatttattttttctccaccAGGGTATTCCCCTGCCTTTTCACTGTCCTCCTGAAGTGAAACAAGAAATGGATGAAGGTTAGATGAGTAAAAATGTATCATGAACATCGCTGATGAGATCAATGCTCATAGTATACCCTTCAAAACACACTTTTTCAGTGTCTGAGCCTGTGATGGTTATGATGGCTTGTGGACCGTACACCCCCTCTGAAAGTCTGACCTATGACCCTCTGATTGACCTCATTACTATCATCAATAAAGATCGGCCTGATGTGTGCATTCTGGTGGGTACAGCTTTAGACacatttctgttgtgttttagTTCAACAGTCTACAATTGTGACAACCAAATTCATGTAACAGTGTGACTGCTTTTATGGaagttttatataaatgtatttaaatcattGGAATCTTGACAGTGGAAATCTGTGGAAACTGTATTTCTCTTACAGCTTGGGCCTTTTGTTGATTCCAAACATGAGCAGATTGAGGTAATCcagattttgtatgtatttgaaaTTCCTATATTAAAAATTTTCATAAAGGCCACAAATTTAACCACTTGATGGTTAACCTTTTTAACAGAAAAACCAGGTAACAGAAACATTTGAAACCATCTTCAAGAGATGTCTGGATAGCATAGTGGAAGGAACCAAAgggtttgtatttttatttttttcatcacatTTTTATTGAAAGTGCTCGTAGTGTACAACTGTGTGTTTCATTGCACACATTCTTTTATTATAGGTCGGGATGCAGGTTGGTGTTTGTGCCATCTCTGAGGGatgtccatcatcattacatttaTCCTCAGCCACCCTTCAACCTGAGCAACCTCAGCAAAGATGATTCAGCGGTGAGATGCTTTGAATGTAACTGGCTGTCCTCTTTATTTTGAAGTGCTGGTGatgaatattttatcatttttaggATTCAGGGCAAACTTAATTAAAAAGACATGGCTTTATTTAATAAGTCTTAATGTTTTAACTGAGTAATTAAACTGTTTCTATTTCTACTCTTGTTGTCCAATATACATTTTCCTCCCCTAGCGAGTGACCTTAGCTCCTGACCCCTGCACACTCCTCATTAGTAATGTGGCATTTGGCCTGACCTCTACAGACATTTTGTTTCATATGGGAGCTGAAGAGATCAACAGGTAATAACACTGAACAACTAGTAATTCTTGCATGAAAACAACCTACAACTAACATGTGAACCTACATTATTTCATTAACATTCAGTGAATTTAAAAAGAATAACTTCTTAGGAACGAGTGAGCACAAGCACTGATTTATGGTATAATTATGGTTTTTGCAGTGGCACGGGCACAGAACGTTTCTCACGGATCATGAAACACATGTTGACCCAGAGGAGGTTTGTAGAACATATTCAGTcctcatcattaaaatgaaattacCTCAGGTTTGATTAGTAGTAAAATGTtgtttgtctgtgctcttttctGCTGCTCCTGAGACTACATTTCATTGTTCTTTTAGCTATTATCCTCTCTATCCTCCTGCGGAGGAAGTTAACATGGATTATGATAAGTTTCAACAATTTGGCCAAATGAAACTCACACCTGATATTCTTATCGTTCCTTCTGAACTTCGCTATTTCATCAAGGTAAATCATTCACATTTTCAGATGCGTTTATTCATATACCTTGTCAAATAAAAGGTTATGTCAATTCTGACTGGAAAACTAATTTTCCATTATTTCTCAGGATGtgattggctgtgtgtgtgtcaatCCTGGCCGTCTCACTAAAGGACAGGTTGGTGGGACTTATGGAAGGTTACTCATTCAGCCAAACCCTGTGCTGGTGGAGGGGAAGAGAGCAAGCCCTTGTATTGCAGGACAGGTGGTGAAAATATGATGCAATTTATCCTTTCTACTGCTTGAACTTTATTAAATAatgtctgtatttttattatgtctgtattAAAACTTTTCACTTAAACTGGAAAATAAAACTGGCTTGAATATAAAATACTTTGTAAAAGGCTGTTTTGTTTAGTTGTTGTCTAGTTACCATGTCAACAAAACCCATTTAACCTAAATGCATGGCATTAAAGAAGTACAGCTGGTGATGAATGTAGTAATACATCGACCCTTATTGAAGGATCAGtcagaacttaaaaaaaagaaagaaaattcatTTGGTAAGTGgaattaatataataacatttatctCACATTCAGaatgcttttaaaacattttcaaatgagCCGTTATAAAAAGCTTAAATATGCATAACTCTGAACATGGTAACAGTGAGCACATTTACAGGTAAATTACATACATTGGATAACTGTGTTCAAACAGGTCTTTAGTTGGGAATGTTTTCTAATCCCATTGCAACGTCCCTTAATTTAGGATCATCCCTCCAGTTGACTTTACTGGCCAGTATGATTCCCTGAAAGCAAGGGTTTTATGACAAAGTTTATGCAAAAAGCAgtgtttctaaataaataaacggcAAGATGGATTAAATTAGAATGAGAAGTACACAAGCAAGCATTGTGAAGCCACATACCCGAAGCACATTTTGTAAAATGGTGGTGACCTTCTGGTATTTCTGTAGGACCGCTTCAGCTCTTTCTTTGGCTCTCTGTTGGACTTCTCCTTGGTTTTCCTTCACCTGTTTCAACTCATTTATCTCCTGCATTTTCTTCTTAATTTGTCCTTTTAGGTCTAGGAAAACATGAATGAGATATTACTTTCTACTAAAAAGCATACTGAAAATGTGATTGTAGCTTTCTTTTCACAGTTTTATATGATCATTTACCCATCAGAATCGTTACATCTTGTCAAAATATAACAagctttcaaatgaaaaaaaaaaaaaaatcacagcagaaaatgctttataaaaGTCTGCAGGATTCCATCTGGGTCTGGTTGTAAATCAGCAAGTGTCATTAAAACAATAAGTACCAAGTCTTTCTTTTTGGACATCTGTGATCTGATCCTGAAGCTCTCGTGTTTCCTGGAAAAAATATTAGCAATTAAGTATTCTATGGCCACAAAAAAAGAATTATGAAATTGAATTATGCATAAAAATGACAATGGTTTGTCTAAAACATAGCAGAGCAGGGAATGTCCCACCTTTAAAATTTTCAGGGTCTTTTCACAGATCtcagtgttctgattggtcagttcttTTAGTGCCCTGTATGATGAAAGTTGGGACAACTGAACATCAGAATACCTAGatcagatttatttaaattaggaTTCACTCACTCAGCATCTGCATCATTCTGAATCATCTTTTCAGTGATGGCATTCCAAATCTGCATTCTAcacaaaaacaaagtcatttttgGATACATGGACActggattaaaaaagaaaaaaccttgaTACCACAGCATCTTTACCTGTTCAATACCAGTGTTTTGTTGAAATATGAGAGTCTTGCCTGCTCTATTTCACTTTCATACTTAGACCTACAAATTGTTAATAATATGAATGTCAGGTTATTTTAGAACATATACTATATAAACATACATTCATAAATTCAAATACACGCTTACAGGTCTGCATCAGCTTCACATGACTCTTTATGTTTTCCTTAAAAACAAACACTACAATTAGCATTAGGTTAATTATTAgttcataaatgttgtttattcacATATACATTTGAACTTACCCATGCTGACTTTAACGTTCATTTCAAAGCACTGATTTTCCATTATTTCTTTCATTcttgaagagagaaaaaaacaagacATACATGAAACATACAAAGTATAGTTCTACTCATCTATTATTGTATATATAGTATGCAATACATAGTATCTAACAGTATATAGTAGTTATATACTGCTAATTAGTGCTTTAATGGTGGAAGATGATAACAAATcattcaaacaaaataaaaaaaaataatggaaaattactttaataaacgTGTGGGTGTCACTTCATCAGAAGCTGATGCTGTATCAGGCAGACTGTTGTTCCTTTCAACTGGATCAACATCTGAAGAGGCCTCATCATGATGACTGAGACTCATCATTTTGTAtctgcaaaaataaaaacaccattaATCCTATTCAAATTTCGAGGTTTCAGAGACCTCAGATATAAAAcgtatatagatttattttatatttatgaaaaaaaatagataattgATACAACATGATTGATATAACAAAAATAGGTGTCAAATGAGCTTTGATTGGGTCCAAAGTTCTCGCACCTCATAACCAATGAATTCCAGTGACTTTCCAGTTGTTTATAATGACCGGGtaaggatataaaataaaaaaaactgcactcACCAAGTGAGCGTATGTAAACAACTTGTTTCACTTACCGTCGCTTCTGGTTCTTTCTGCAGCGGCTTTTGTGTAACGTTACTAATATTCCTTTTTTAATTGCACGATTCTAAGCAGCGCGACTTCAAAAACCATCGACTGCTTCAAACTGCCGCCAGGAAGTCTTGACGTCACATGACAGTCATGTGACCAGAGTGAACCTCGAAACCCCGCCCACCTGCATCAAAACTACGGCAATGGCATGTACTATTGATGGCATGAGCAGAAAGGTCACTGTCAGCACAGCGTTCAACATGGGAAAATAAGGTTATAATTAAATACTAGACAGCTTCTTGTCGGTAAGaatgtatgtttattatttaCTAGGAAGCGTGGCTCTATAGATTTTAAATGTAGCGTTATTTTAAAGGCAAAACCACCTGTGATGAATGTTAGCAGGATGAACAAttctataataaattatttttgcgtTGTGCTGCAGTAATGTATCATTGATGTCGTGTGATATAAAAGCTCATTACGATGTATGTGTGCATGAACTGACAGCCTGTTTCAAGTTCATTCCATCAGTAAACATAACGGTTGTAGTTAATTCTAGACACGTACACGTTGATTGTCCTTTATAATAGTCCTTGAGCGatcaaaacgtttttttttaggTCGAGTCTGATTTTCAGTGGTTTGTAGAAACGACTCAGACTTTCAAATTACAATACAATCGCGCCCTCTTCAGGTtgctaatgtattttttgtggttttgTCTGCGCGGGTTTGAACCGGAAGCAGTAATCGGATGCCGTCATGGGAAGCAAAGTGAGTGGCAAGATGGCAGCTGCCGGTCGGGTCGTGCAGGTAAACACCTTAAACACTCGCTTCAGCTTGTACACTTAGTGTTTTGCTGTTACATCTCGTTCATACGGGTGCATTGTTGAAACGATTATCGCGTATCTGCTTAGTATTTAGTAATTTTGATCTTGAGTGTGTTTACTTCAAATAGATTTCATTGATTTCACGGGTTTGACAGATGCCCTTGTGGGCAAACCAAGTTTATTTTctgtatatttctttatttccCTTCTGTAAACCACAATGTCATCTCAACAGCACATTAAGCATTTTGTACAATAAAATGCAATCTCTAAATATTCAGAATATGCCTAAGTTTTCTCTTGAATGAAGCACAAATAAGACTTTCCTAAATTTTTTAAGCGTTAAAACGTCTTCAATCAGAGCAGAGAGTCTTCAATTCATAGTCATACATTAAATGACGcatacattgcaaaaaaaaaaaatatctcagaGTATTTTGTCTTGGTTTCTGATAGAAATATCCAAATGTCCTTAAATCAGCATACATTTTACTTGAGATggaaaataaagatataaaatcTGCTTTTCTGTGAAACCAGGCATAATGAAGtgagtgtatgattaaaacaagagcaaatatctgccaatgaggtgtgaatttatttatttattcttttttttttttttagcccacTAGCAGGTATTTGTTCTTGATTTAATTATAAATCACTTTATTTTGGTCATAttgacagaaaacaagacttttgGAAGGAAAGACCTTTAGACATTTTTTAATAAGGTCTTAAATAAAGGTGCAAATTCTTAAATTTACCGTGTTAAAACTTCCAGAAACCCTGCTGTAGACTAGTCACTTATGCACGACTGTTTTGTTTTACTGTTCTCATTAGATTTATTCATTTGCAGGTTGTGCGACCTCATGCACCTTTAATTAAATTTCCAGATCGGACTGGCATCCCTAGGCCAAATGGTCAGTAACAAGGCCATATTGTGCCTAAATTTTGTCATTGAGTTTATTTAATCCATTATCCTGGGAAACacatcattttaatttgtgtaaTACATGAGATGTTTCACTCTGCATTCTCCAAAATGCTAAGCAtagtaaatttaatt encodes:
- the LOC132114741 gene encoding centromere protein H-like isoform X2 — its product is MMSLSHHDEASSDVDPVERNNSLPDTASASDEVTPTRLLKMKEIMENQCFEMNVKVSMGKHKESCEADADLSKYESEIEQARLSYFNKTLVLNRMQIWNAITEKMIQNDADAEALKELTNQNTEICEKTLKILKETRELQDQITDVQKERLDLKGQIKKKMQEINELKQVKENQGEVQQRAKERAEAVLQKYQKVTTILQNVLRGIILASKVNWRDDPKLRDVAMGLENIPN
- the LOC132114741 gene encoding centromere protein H-like isoform X1, whose amino-acid sequence is MRYKMMSLSHHDEASSDVDPVERNNSLPDTASASDEVTPTRLLKMKEIMENQCFEMNVKVSMGKHKESCEADADLSKYESEIEQARLSYFNKTLVLNRMQIWNAITEKMIQNDADAEALKELTNQNTEICEKTLKILKETRELQDQITDVQKERLDLKGQIKKKMQEINELKQVKENQGEVQQRAKERAEAVLQKYQKVTTILQNVLRGIILASKVNWRDDPKLRDVAMGLENIPN
- the LOC132115228 gene encoding DNA polymerase alpha subunit B-like, which produces MASVTAEDIKSELDTFNIAFNDDTVDKMLEQCLCHRLKGDEIVFEWFAFSSGKGQLLLTLDNLDQFEHEILNKKKKPKGSSKGSQFNKTRDINSIQELIRAEEEEESILDSYSTPAKGSQKRALTTPEHPQSKRGVARLTSPSLLLSPASFSPSATPSQKYGMRGGRGEVVSSFGVVQGPRWTGKGHSSVRVEMLEGGENSLISSYKYMFQRLRDVRDVLTEKIEELGEELQSHFNIEEFSAVSLPVQDSITVLGQVCCDSNGKLNAQSVLLEAGQEQGGRQVPVDLSELKEFSLFPGQVVVMEGMNTSGEKFVATKVYEGIPLPFHCPPEVKQEMDEVSEPVMVMMACGPYTPSESLTYDPLIDLITIINKDRPDVCILLGPFVDSKHEQIEKNQVTETFETIFKRCLDSIVEGTKGSGCRLVFVPSLRDVHHHYIYPQPPFNLSNLSKDDSARVTLAPDPCTLLISNVAFGLTSTDILFHMGAEEINSGTGTERFSRIMKHMLTQRSYYPLYPPAEEVNMDYDKFQQFGQMKLTPDILIVPSELRYFIKDVIGCVCVNPGRLTKGQVGGTYGRLLIQPNPVLVEGKRASPCIAGQVVKI